In the genome of Phycodurus eques isolate BA_2022a chromosome 22, UOR_Pequ_1.1, whole genome shotgun sequence, the window cacacaaaaataatacaccAGTGCAGCTTGTCGAGAGCAAAGAATGCACACGCTTATGCAGATTCCTGAGCAAGTAAACAAGCTGACCTAAATGGAAGGGACCTCAACCCGGCTTTGTTCCTTGAGTACAAATCTCATACTGAAAGTCACCAAAAGCCACGTGATAAATTGGCATTCAATTTCAAAACGAAACCAAGCAGTGTCAGAGTCCCCCCTCCTCCCTCAGGAGCAGTCTGTGAAGGTGGTCACCATGTTGCCCCGCCTTTGCGTCACTGTCCTGCAGTGCTGCTTGACTGAGCGCTGGAATCTGCTGCCACTCCTGGAAGTATGTGCGTTAAAGGAGAACATCTTCTCCAAGTCCTCAAACATGTCATCAAACagtccccctcctcctcctccgaaGGGCCGCCTCGGTTGGTTCCCCGCAGCCTCCCGGAAGAACCTCTTCCGGTGGGCTTGATGATGGGAGTGGAAGTGTTGTTGCTGACTGAAAAGGTCAAAGTCCTTGAAGATGTCGTGGAAGTTGAACGACCGGTAGTGCTGCCGGAAGTCGTAGTTTGCGCTTCCTCCGCGCGACGACGGGCCGTGGCCGAACCGGTCGTACTCTCGCCGCCTCTTGTCGTCTGATAATGTCTCGTAGGCTGAGGTAACACAGGGGGAAATTAACTTTTGGATTGCTTTTATACAAGTACTTAGTACTCCTAAATGttaaaactcattcagtgccaatCCTCCACATTCACATGGATATTTAAATTCCACAGCCATCAACGGCAGTGTATGAAATTACACAACATTAATGTTTTGCCAGTTGCCTATTGTTGTAAATGTGTAAGCGAAccattgtgacatcacacagaGTTTATCCATAACTTTGCAGCCGAACATTTGTTGAGATTCGTGCAATTCCTCACCCTCCGCTATTTCTCTGAACCTGGCCTCTGCGTCCCAGTCCTTGTTACGGTCCGGATGGTACTTGAGGGCCAGCTTGTGGAAGGCCTTCTTGATTTGGCGCTCCGAGGCGTCTCTGGGTACCCCCAAGATATCGTAGTAGTCCCTCTTGGCCAGTATGAACTCGGAGATGAGCAGGATGTGAAGGGCGAGCAGCAACACACACTGCACCGTGGCCATGACTGCTTTGGGGCTTCTTTTGTTGGGCACCGTCAGCGGATGCCGGACCACTTTTGTTAATAACACGTCACACTGCAATTGCACTTAGAACGATTTCAAAAGATGTCGCGAATAGGATTTAAGATGAGTTATAGGCAACTGTTCTCGGTTGTTTGAACCCTTCTGAATCGGGACGTGTGCAGTCAAGAAAATAACTCGCCATTTTGACTGGAAAAGTAAGGACATTTCGCTGGtctttttacaacacaaaaaaaagcttaacagtATTTCACTTATTTAGGATATAAAGTGTGTAAAGTGATGCTTACCTAGGTCAACTAAAGAGGCCGTTGACACTGCTGACAGGTCCAGCTGATACGAAACCGCAAGCTAACGTTTGTTGACGAAATTCATTCCGGAGCCCGAGCACCACGACTCGCAACGCTATTGGTCCACTCCTCGGACGCAGTGACTCGAGCCCTCTGATTGGCGGAAGCAGTCCACGTAGCGTCgcgaaaaaaaggaaatcaagAGGAAACCCTTTTTGTACTTCCGGTTTCGCCTCaagggagattttttttttctgaaaatacgTGGCGTATAACTACATTTATATGTCCATATGGATAAATATGCGTAAATACAAATACGTGTATATATAGTGTAATCGCTGAATTCTGAGTGAATGTATGtaaagtgtttgtgtgtattctaAAATTTGTAGTGGACTGTGAGGCTTCAGGCTATGTCTAATGTAGCAGGAAAATACAACATTCATTTCGAATGTATGTTTACACAAGGGAATTCATGTGTtctaaatatgaattaaaagtGAGTCGCAAACATAACTTATGTCGATTTTAGCTATGATACGGGGCTGTTCCAAAAGCAATTCGTTATTTACCAGTTGCTCCAAAATgcattgatattattggaaatggcTGTTAGTTTTATTTCCTTGAGCTAAAATTACCTATTAAGACCCATACTTCCTTTAAAAgctaaaataacatttgtatCAGGCATAAAACTTTATCAACTCATGCAAAAGCACTTAGACACTGCTCTTTTTCGGTGTGGGCatacctttattttatttcacctagatttttaaaatacaatgacaTAACCTAAAACAGACAGTTGCTGCTCGTCCAACACTTCTCAGTCTTGActtgatttgttattttatcaGAATGAAGTGCCAGGGCTGCCAGATTTAGGGAAGTATGCAATATTACAAAGTCAGGAACAATAGCAATTGATTAGGATCAATGTTAATACATTTATAATTTctttataataattaatatgTGGATTGCCACCTTTCAGAAATCAAAATAAGGGACACCCACCACAGCATCTCGGGGCCGTGGCCCCACAGGCACGACCCCAACGGGATGGGCCGCCGCCCACAGCAgtgttaaatgaatgaatgtggttggatgtttggtggtggtcggcgGGGCCGTGGGCGTAGAGTTtgcagccacgcttccgtcagactgccccagggcagctgtggctagaCCAGTAGCtttaccaccaccagggtgtgactgTGTAGTGAATTAATAATGCCTGAAAATGTAAACCGTCTTTCAGTACCTTGAAAAATGCGATAAGTGTAATGCGCTATTCCCTGGGCGGCTGCCTATATCACAAACCGCCCCTGTGCTTGCCGGCAGTTACACTTTGTCACTCACTCTGATCCCCAGCCTGTGTAGGCATCAATATGAAGACGAGATACGCCAGCGCGCTGTAGCAGCCTCAGCGAACCGAAGCACcttacgtggcggccatgttggagagGTCGACATTCACACCGAAGCCAATACATGGACATTtaaattaagtcgtaacttgctcaaTTCTCATTCCATTTCTTACCAGTACCACTTTTTTGTCCTAGATTTTAcattactggaaaaaaatatgcgGCACAATGTGCTGGCATCCACGGTCTTTTGGGGGTTTTATCATATTGTTCAAAACTCACTGGGTTACAAATATTTCAAACGGAGGAGTACAACAGGGATATGACTTGTGAAATGGTGGAACTTaagacaaaaatattggaagCTGATTTAACTGAAGCAAGTTTTCAGGGTAATGAGTGGAGATAAGAGTTCAGATTTTATGAACTGTGTTATGATTGGCGCAATGCGCTGAAACATGTCAGAATGATTTGAGTTTGACGCATCTTCAAACggtgatcctgtattatttgtgCATCCACATGGTTGAAGGAGGTTCTAAATATGTTCGCAGAGTATGAACAAAAATAAGTATGAATATATTGATGACTCACAGAGTTGTGCGTCAAACGTGCCTACGCACGATATAGGCACAAATCTGCGTACGCAAAGCTACAAAAGttgccaaaaacacacattttgtgcTGTGTATTATaaaggaagatttttttttttaaatggatggaaaatgggtTGATGTTTATAGcccaaatgtataaaaatactgtatatatttttaaaatacctCTATAttttattaggctttacacgatgaggatttttggggctgaatttaaatttaaaaaaacgatccgatcacaagatggagcaatgtgtccatttacgtgacttgtttatttattgtatatacttgtgtactgtacacagagtatcttcaaaattattctcttgcattttagacaaaagttcaaACAATGACCTCAAGGGGGTagtcaaggattggccactgacatactgtaaatttaggtcaaatcaacattacagaaataatgagtgctaacttactgtaattaaattacgtcactgcaattaaattactttaacaaataatgttaatgacatgcttactctaactttctcactgtgcCGGCTACATAGacaggtgttgtccagagtttgcgtccgtttggcttttcctccccccccaccctgcgttctccttgtgtacattcttcaggtgcccgacaaaatttgttgtgttgaagcatttggatgacgttccccacgacgtacttcaattgtgcacagactgcaaataacttaacgtgttgtttgtctgagacaccacaAAACAGTCCCACACCACGacatgttttttcactgacaagactgaaaaaatactttattggccgtcagatagttacagtactacgccacaaggctaaaaacaaggagtaaatgtcttttgcggagccgatggattacgtcattgatcggatcggcgaattatgacatgaaagctgatcagccaatcggcataaaatgctaattatcggccgataccgatcagatcggtgtaaagtctatattttatttacaattaacaTGTAAAGACACCAAAGTCCAAAGGGTGGAGAAAATAATGGGCACGACAACAGCCGGAAAAACATTGTCCCAtttgaaacatttgtatttacatttttaaatgatcacttctacaacgtTCCTAGGAGATGTACCATGTCCCATTACTGGAgaggtttttttaatttttatttttttaagaaaaggcCCATGGGCTACTCGTGTGGTCCATGTTGGTTACCGTTGATATAGACAAGCAGACGCATTCTGATATAGACAAGCAGATGCATTTACACCAATGGATGATTTAGAGCAGAGgcatcaaactcatttttgtcacgggccacatcgtagttatgactgcCCTCGGATGGCctctacgactgtgaacccgtaTAAAttaaagattacctcatatactgtaattacatacattatacacaacacattgatgaataaccagttttaaaatcagaagcctataaaaacatttttcaactattacatttcttttcaaagggggattagTAACCAAAAATGCtcgcaaatatctcaatggtattacactaCAAAAAACTACTAGTTAGTTTAGTATTTTGATTTggtttcgcaggccacataaaatgatgtggtgggccttAACTGGCCCCGGGActaccagtttgacacctatgattTAGCGCAAGGTCGATTTTATTACGGGCCGCATCGTAATTGTTTTCGATTACCCACAAAGTAATTGAGCCCCCTGAAAAGGTTTGTAGGTTCCTATAGATgcgtattttttttgggtgtttccCAATTGGCGGATTTTTGTTGTGGACCTACCCTGCATTATACAACTCACCTAGTCGCagatcaagccgtgatcttgTGGCATCCTGGAGCCAAGGAACCATGTTGAAGTGAGGCATGGAGCTTCATTTAATCAAGCTGTAGCCtttcctaaaagaaaaaaatgcagaaatttaGCCACACAATGATAATATAGTAATtctatagtaataataaaacagaAACCGGTGGAGAAAACCCGCATTAGCCAATCACCAACAGACCGGTGCTTTTGGCAGTTTTCTTCTACTGAAGGTCATTGTGCTCTGCAGGACGCcgtttaatgtttttatatatatatatatatatccctttattgctcagtgactttttctcaatgtctttatgtctcaaaagtgtcaatcgactgtctgttgtcgcactAGAGCGCCTCCTAACCCAAACTCCAATCGGGATATTgtgagtaaaaacagaatacaatgatttgcaaatattttatgtattcaattgaatacaccacaaagacaagttatttaAGGTTCAAACTGATGGAggttattggttttattttgtgcaaatctattttcattttgaattcgaTGCCTGGAACACATTCCAAATAAGCttggacaggggcaacaaaagactgggaaagttgatgaaagctgggaaaaaaataaaaaataataaaaacacctgtttggaacattctacAGGTGAAcgggttaattggaaacaggtgagtaaTGTAGAAAAGGaccatccccgaaaggctcagttgttcacaagcaaggctcaggcgaggttcaccactttgtgaagtCCGACAGttttaagaacgtttctcagtttacaattgcaaggaatgtagggatttcatccATAGTATCATCCAAAGATTCAACCAATCTAGAGAAATAAGTAcacgtaagcagcaaggccgaaaatcaacattgaagtCCACTTGGACAAACTACATCAATGGATATTTTTGCTGTTATTTCACATTTCCTTTGTTAACCTAAACTTCTTTTCCACATACTAATAAAGCCATTTTGAATGAGATGtaggtattgtttttttttctttatggtgTATCTTGCAGCACTTATTTTATGACACCTATTATCAGTTATGAAACCGCTGCGCGCGCACAAAATGGGGCCTGtaaatttattgattgattgagatggCTCTGATGCAAAATTAAATTGGCGTCTAGCTATGGGGTGCAGTTATTTTTTATTGGCAACTACTTttaagttagattttttttattattattattatttccaaaCAAGTCCTCGCTGTTGAATTAACTGCCTTACCATAAATTTCCCCATCACAATACGTGCAGTTTCATTTATAAACAGGAGCTtcttttgtttgtcttgattctGTTGCAGGATCAACATGCACACTTTCATAAGTGGAACTGTGACTTGTCATGGAAACTTCCCTGCAGGTGTGTTTGGAAATGCAACAGTGACCAGCACTCACCGACCGCTCCCAACTGGAATAAACGAAGGACACATTctaaacaatgttttattttatttgttcacgtgttgcattttatttgcaataaaagaaTATATAAAAGAGAATATTTCCCctcgaaaataatcaaattatattaagtaaattctctggactttttttcagtgtagtaGCAGTaacactgtcttttttttttttttttaaacttaattttTAATTCCCTACAGCTGTGTCTTTGCGCGTACGAACGATTTGATCGGATTTTGGTCGTGCACCATTTTCAACTTTTGTGCGTACGTAAACTTTTAGTAAGAAAACTACGCACTCTTCGAATACAGCGGCCCCTGAGCCATCAGTGACCTCATCCACTTCTTAAAAACACCATCACGTCGCAAAAATAGCGTACAATAACGAGAACTATGTGTGGCATTAAAAGAAGAGACAGCGCCATTGCTCATATTTGAGGATGAATACCATTATTCAAGCAAGAAACAGTTACCTTTATCTTCCAATACATCACCTCCAACCCTCtataaaagttgtaatgttatacAATATAACAGTTCACAAGCAATATTTACCGCTGACTAAAAcgttaaaacattaaataaaatacatcgtaCTCACCGGAGATGCTGACCTCCTTTCTTTTCACCTGGCTATGTGTAAGCTAGCACTTACATGCTACTCTGAAAGTGCCCCAAAATCCTTTTTCGGGTTGAAAACAAGTCCGATAGTAATATGTTGGTTGACCTAGCCCCACAAAGTAAGgggtttattgttattattatttttaagtggCCTTGAGAATGAATTTTTAATCACGTTCAAAATCGTCCTCTTTCGTCAATCAATGCTCATGCGGCGTCTTGagctcaaccaatcagagggctACATAGCTGAATCAATCAGACGCAGCCTGCTTGAAGGCGCAGAGTTGTGaatctaaaatctgattggtcaGATCATTTCGACTAACTGGGTGTGTGTTTTActtgtttgacattttatatgtatatatatataaatatatatatatatatatatataatcattttaagttaactttgcttaaaaataataataataaaataaaaataaaaagcattataaaatcagaatcagtatAATCCCATTGTCAGCCAAAGGTACATTCACAACAAGAACTTTAACTTGGTCCGAAGGTACAACAGGAAACATATGGCGGCgctaataaaaatattgtacaataaGCATAAACTGTGGTATAAACATCAAGTGTAGGTGTGAAGTTTGAATGGGTGAACCCGTCTTATTTAGTAGTAACAACAATGCATACCACCTTTACATTGCATAGCAATAGTGCTCAATAGTGTTAGTAAtttaatggttaaaaaaaaaaatctgttttactCATTTGAATTCAGAATCTTGATAGCACACTTCTTATACTTCCATACAAGTCCAAAACTTCTTACAAAGAGAGTTACTTTTGAGAGAGTTCTCGTTTGTGTCCAGTTTAATTAAGATTGCGCCCTTCAAGACCCTTTGCGCATTGCTTCGCTGGCCGCCATCTTGCTTTCAATAATGTCCAACAGCCACTTCTCTGTGAACTGGGTCCTCCCGGGTGTGTGCATCAGCCTGTTGGACTCGACGACAAAGTGGACATCGACAGGCTCAGTTTGCCCTCCAACTTTGGAGACGTCCATCACGAAGTTGACGCCGGCCGCAGTTGGGATGGGCTTTTGCGGCGACGGGCTGCTGAAGTTGGCCAAGTAATGGTAGGACGTCTGGTCCTCCTCTTCGGTCCAGTAGAGGAAGTCCAGACTGTAAATCCAAGAGGGATTCAGCTGCCATGTTCGGATGAACTCAGAAATCTGCTCTTTGCCGACTTCCACTGTGAAGTCTTTGGCAGCCACCCAAAGCATGCtttattttgatgatgattattatatgattatgattattattagtcACTGAACTGTGTAAAAAGGTGACACAGGTGTTCCAAGTGAGGGGTTTTTCATTGCGCTCGTCGTTGTCGATGACAtaatgatttagtttttttgttttaaagggtCAGCACGTGACGTTTCGGTCTGAACATTAGCTTCGTTAAGGTCAATCAACCTGTTGTTACGTAGCTACTTGTTCGACTTTTGGGATTTATCGAGAGATGCTGCAGAAATGTGTCGTCAAAAACGATTACGTGCTTGAAGAAACCAGATTTACTTTGGAATCGTTTCTATTTCCTGGCCCATTGTCTAACGAAATATAATTTCCAGTCCTCGTCGTAATGCAAAATGCATATTGGGTTTATTATAATTCTGTtgagttctttttttaaatatagtactTTCAATAGCATATTTCGCACTTTGCACTTGTTGCACATATCGTACTGTGTTGTAGACATGTCATTTATGTATTAATATGTAGATTTGTAacaatttttagttttttaaagaaCCATTTCCCAAAAGGAAGTGATGTCGTTTACGCCATTTCCGGTCTTTTTCCTGTTTTCGAACTAGTGCTAACGCTGTTAGCAGCACAGCactgaatgaatgttttttgtttgtttgtttgtttttccttgtcTTATCAGGTAAATGCAGagttttttgtgggtttttcaaCCTTGTGTGTAATTCGAGAACGGAGTGTCCGAGGCCCTATTCACGACTCAATATTTGGTTAGCTTTTGCCAATGCGTTTTCGCTACCGTTTGACACTTTCCGTTCAGTGTTGAGTGACAGAGAGTGTTTTGACGAGTTCCAAAAATCGACATAGTGTATTGTCAAAATTGAATTGCTTCTCTTAGAGCATTCTTCTTCTCAATAATATCCACCAGCCACTTGTCAGTGAAGCGGGTCCTGCCCGGCGTGTGTACCAGCCTGTTCGACTCCACTACAAAGTGGACATCGACAGGCTCAGTTTGAGGTCCAACTTTCGATACTTCGATGGCGAAGTAGACGCTAGCCGTCCCCTGAATAGGCCTCTGCGAGGACGGACTGCTAAAGCGTGCCCGGTAGTGGTAGTAGGTTTGATGTTCATCTTCTGTCGAGCAGAGGCAGTCCAGACTGTAAATCCAGCGGGGTTGTAGCTCCCACGTTCGAATATACTCCGCAATCTGCTCTTTGCCGACTTCCACGGTAAAGTCTTGGGCTGCGACCCACTTGATGTGGTCTTCGGGCGGGTCACGCTGCCTCTCGCGCATGTTTTTGACAAGTTCACGCGACTCTGCGGGTAAATTAAGACGAGACGGAGGGCGATGATCTTCCATTATTGTCAGAGGTTTTAGTCTTTTCAAAGGAAGCAACGGCGTTCAGTTGCTTGGTCTGTTTCCATGACTACCAAGATTAGTAGAAGTGTGAGAGATCCCCCTATTGGGCTCTCTTATATTGCAACAGCAACTTCTGTTACTGATTGAGTACTGCAGATTTGCAACTTCGCATCCCAGCAGAGAGTTATTAACACGTGTCCTCTCCACTCTTGGTCTCAGTGAGCCATCAGACGCATGTCGCGGATCAGGACCACACTGGACAGCGTCACCAAGGCAGTAGGAAGCACAGACCTCATCTCCAAGTTCTCCCGCCTCAAGCCTGGCACGGTTGTGGTGGACGGCACCCATGCGGAAAAGGTTCTGGTCAAAGCCGACAAGGTCGCATCGAAGGACCCGGATGTTTCGCTGCCTCCCGAAGCCACCGTAGGAGATGCAAATGGTGAGAAATGTGTAGCAGAAGATGACAAAAAAGGAGCACAAGTTTCAGAAAATCCCTTTGTTGCCGCCAAGAATTCCAGCGCCACTTCTGAGGTGTCTGCACCCATCTCTTCCTTAAAGCACACACCGCAGCTTTTCCACCCAACCAACATGGACGAGACCTACAAGACTTTAGCTCAGCACATCAACAGTTACTTTTCCATGGGCACACAGGGGGAAGAAGGCGAATGCAAGCCCCAGCAACACTGTCAGCCAATTCCTCACAAAAGTGCAGACCACATGCCAgttttctctccagtggcaGCGTCCAAGAGCATCGATACACCTGCTACCTCTCATCCATCGGAAGACCTCAGTCACC includes:
- the LOC133397109 gene encoding dnaJ homolog subfamily B member 9-like, with the protein product MATVQCVLLLALHILLISEFILAKRDYYDILGVPRDASERQIKKAFHKLALKYHPDRNKDWDAEARFREIAEAYETLSDDKRRREYDRFGHGPSSRGGSANYDFRQHYRSFNFHDIFKDFDLFSQQQHFHSHHQAHRKRFFREAAGNQPRRPFGGGGGGLFDDMFEDLEKMFSFNAHTSRSGSRFQRSVKQHCRTVTQRRGNMVTTFTDCS